In Vanrija pseudolonga chromosome 4, complete sequence, a single window of DNA contains:
- the lsm1 gene encoding U6 snRNA-associated Sm-like protein LSm1, which yields MDALIPFTTSGSLVDLVDKKVLVVLRDGKKLIGVLRSYDQFANFLLEDAVERLHFKFEYSDVDIGVLLIRGENVVALGEVDLIAEDNIPLRPIPADEIRAKIADAEKRRERDNIVKDKVMASLGFVSDRHEGDAY from the exons ATGGACGCCCTGATCCCCTTcacgacctcgggctcgctaGTCGACCTCGTGGACA AAaaggtcctcgtcgtgctgcgcgaTGGAAAGAAGCTCATCGGCGTGCTGCGTAGCTATGACCAGTTTG CCAacttcctcctcgaggacgccgtcgagagGCTACACTTCAAGTTCGAGTACTCTGACGTCGACATTG GCGTCTTGTTGATCCGTGGAGAGAACGTTgtcgcgctgggcgaggtg GACCTCATCGCCGAGGACAACATCCCGCTGCGCcccatccccgccgacgagatcCGCGCCAagatcgccgacgccgag AAGAGGAGAGAACGGGATAACAtcgtcaaggacaaggtcaTGGCATCACTGGGCTTCGTGTCGGACCGgcacgagggcgacgcgtaCTAG
- the EGD2 gene encoding Nascent polypeptide-associated complex subunit alpha: MSIENLTLEDNAATGVTVDLYSKPERKARKALEGLGLKKVPGIQRVTLRRPKGVLLVVAQPEVYKSPGSDCYIVFGEAQVEDPTSAAQISAQQQLAASTQAAQAAHASGGFKDGIPKSLEDLMGGDDAPELDDSDAKKPASGSGSTEEDIKLVVAQTGCTEEAARAALEAENGDIINTIMRISGA, from the exons ATGTCGATCGAGAACCTTACCCTTGAGGAcaacgccgccaccggcgtcACCGTCGACCTCTACTCCAAGCCCGAGCGCAAGGCTCGCAAG GCTCTCGAGGGTCTCGGCCTCAAGAAGGTCCCCGGAATCCAGCGTGTcaccctccgccgccccaagggtgtcctcctcgtcgttgccCAGCCCGAGGTCTACAAGTCGCCCGGATCCGACTGCTACATTGTCTTCGGCGAGGCCCAGGTCGAGGACCCCACCTCGGCTGCTCAGATCtcggcccagcagcagctcgctgCCTCGACCCAGGCTGCCCAGGCTGCCCACGCCTCGGGCGGCTTCAAGGACGGCATCCCCAAGTCGCTTGAGGACTTGATGGGTGGTGATGA CGCCCCCGAGCttgacgactcggacgccaAGAAGCCCGCCTCGGGATCTGGCtcgaccgaggaggacatcaagctcgtcgtcgcccagaCTGGCTGCACTGAGGAGGCTGCCCGCgctgccctcgaggccgagaac GGTGACATTATCAACACCATCATGAGGATTAGCGGTGCCTAA
- the pfdn1 gene encoding Prefoldin subunit 1: MSNLSDDTLRKVSFTLVTPLTPPQILQQIQTQAVTAQRQHSLVRAQIQSKEKERKILDLTVRELATVPKSDDTRMFRGVGKMFIEQPRSEINARHEAQQKTLTTDIDALTKKAKYFERQVEEANGQLRDIFHSQNRERA, from the exons ATGTCCAACCTCTCAGACGATACACTGCGCAAGGTGAGCTTCACGCTGGTGACCCCTCTGACCCCGCCCCAGATCCTGCAGCAGATCCAGACCCAGGCCGTCACGGCCCAGCGGCAGCACTCGCTCGTGCGCGCTCAGATCCAGagcaaggagaaggagcgcaagATCCTCGACTTGacggtgcgcgagctcgcgacgGTGCCCAAgagcgacgacacgcgcaTGTTCCGTGGTGTGGGCAAGAT GTTCATCGAGCAGCCGCGCTCAGAAATCAACGCCCGCCACGAGGCGCAGCAGAAGACGCTCACGACCGACATTGACGCGCTCACCAAGAAGGCAAAGTACTTTGAgcgccaggtcgaggaggccaacgGCCAACTGCGGGACATT TTCCACAGCCAGAaccgcgagcgagcgtaG
- the eif2b2 gene encoding Translation initiation factor eIF-2B subunit beta — protein MAAEAALTEASNKLVDALVVRLRRRQIVGSRNVALATAALIQNIVRSVKYTTIDELLSIIRSVGRRLVEANPKELAAGNIVRRITRLIREEYRAAAAARLSQPPSIPGTPYVGPGTPGFVTPPTQYFSIATAANAAAAGRTGTSSGHASGSIPSTPVITRQASLSNFVAMRHSRVQLERSGLERQGSVLDFSASTNSLFATPPGHRGSRSGPLDVDEWEAQQARENAEFARQAGKLKPVLIQAIDEVINELETTHEDVARGAKEHIHSSEVILTLGHSRTVEAFLKQAFRDRKFTVIVLESAPSFLGQAMAGNLATAGIPTILIPDASLHAIMPRVTKVILGAHSVSANGGLFALAGSLAAVLAAKTHAKPVVVTTGQFKFAPVWNLYHEYDALDFQGPGPVIGYDHTGGGGGFEGVEVTDPHYDYIRPELINLYATNVGDHPPSYIYRIIKEAYDDEDIEL, from the exons ATGGCCGCAGAGGCAGCTCTG ACCGAGGCCAGCAACAAgctggtcgacgcgctcgtcgtgcgcctgcgccgccg CCAGATTGTCGGCTCGCGaaacgtcgcgctcgcgaccgcggcgctcATCCAAAACATTGTCCGCAGCGTCAAGTACACGAccatcgacgagctcctctcCATCATCCGcagcgtcggccggcgcctcgtcgaggccaaccccaaggagctggccgccggcAACATTGTGCGCCGTATCACGCGGCTCATCCGCGAAGAGtaccgcgccgctgctgccgcgcgCCTGTCCCAGCCGCCCAGCATCCCCGGCACACCATATGTCGGGCCGGGCACGCCGGGGTTCGTCACCCCCCCAACGCAGTACTTTAGCATTGCGAcggccgccaacgccgccgccgccggccgcaccggcacgtcgtcgggccACGCGAGCGGCAGCATACCCTCCACGCCGGTGATCACGCGCCAGGCGAGCCTGTCCAACTTTGTCGCCATGCGTCACTCGCGCGTGCAACTCGAGCGCTCGGGCCTGGAGCGCCAGGGCTCGGTGCTCGACTTTAGCGCGAGCACCAACAGCCTGTTTGCTACCCCGCCAGGCCACCGCGGGAGCCGCTCTGGCCCGCTCGACGTGGACGAGTGGgaggcgcagcaggcgcgcgagAACGCCGAGTTTGCGCGCCAGGccggcaagctcaagcccgTCCTCATTCAGGCCATTGACGAGGTCAtcaacgagctcgagacgacACACGAGGACGTGGCCAGGGGAGCAAAGGAGCACATCCACTCGTCCGAGGTGATTCTTACCCTTGGCCACTCGCGCACCGTCGAGGCGTTCCTCAAGCAGGCGTTTAGAGACAGAAAGTTTACAGTCATTGTGCTCGAGTCGGCGCCCAGCTTCCTCGGCCAGGCAATGGCAGGCAACCTGGCCACGGCTGGTATTCCGACGATTCTTATTCCCGATGCGTCTCTCCACGCCATCATGCCCAGAGTGACAAAGGTCATTCTCGGCGCGCACTCGGTCTCGGCGAACGGCGGCCtcttcgcgctcgccggctcgcttgccgccgtcctcgctgccAAGACGCACGCAaagcccgtcgtcgtcaccacgGGCCAGTTCAAGTTTGCCCCAGTGTGGAACCTGTACCACGagtacgacgcgctcgacttCCAGGGCCCTGGCCCCGTCATCGGCTACGACCacacgggcggcggcggcggctttgagggcgtcgaggtgaCCGACCCACACTACGACTACATCCGCCCCGAGCTCATCAACCTGTACGCGACTAATGT CGGCGACCACCCCCCGTCCTACATCTACCGCATCATCAAGGaggcgtacgacgacgaggatatTGAGCTGTAA
- the GUF1 gene encoding Translation factor GUF1, mitochondrial yields the protein MMRRVRALSRLTALSARPGARPLVSASRVSLTPSTSATPIALPHRGIVPGVRAFAASSKASTEGVGPDGRRTKIDMSQFPPERIRNLSIIAHIDHGKSTLADRLLQMTNTLPPESSPQFLDKLKVERERGITVKAQTVSIIHTHTDGKKYLINLIDTPGHVDFSYEVSRSLGACEGGLLLVDCTQGIQAQTLSVFHHALEANLTLLPVINKVDLPHAEADQTSEQIASSLGLPKEDHMRISAKSGLGVEHVLNQIIDGLPPPRWDDSDKRLRALVFDTFYDRFRGVVSLVRVMSGSIKKGDKVKFLQTGKKYDVLDVGINNPDEVPVDALREGQVGYLVCNMKNSEEAHIGDTIAYVDKSVDALPGFKPMKAMVYAGVFPTDSAEFTVLEEAINRLTLNDRSVSVERESSAALGQGFRLGFLGTLHMDVFRQRLEDEYDSEVIVTAPTVPYKLVYRDGKEEYISNPAEFPDVTDTRFKVERVEEPMVNATIFVPNDYIGDMMDLCSKYRGVQLEYKFLEGTDRAILRYSLPLSEIVTDFFSDLKSASSGFASFDYEEAGYEASNLVKLNILLNAKPVDALAMIVHRPAAPAIGRVWTKKLKEVLPRQLFELSIQAAVGNKVVSRETLSAMRKDVTAGLYGGHYERKMKHLNKQKEGKKRLKKLAGNIDIPQSAFFQVLSARPRSFTTSARFHVQAHHDWLTTELPPSPPPLPKRRAAAGSNRYSLPHISPQQRSSMLSDIHVQITEQAPGSSENLFNDFSRLYLSSTSHSFTPVELKAIAKAMHVMDRRHLYHVRDANDRLKTVAGALKDTVRREYTAVHGLEAALFVSAARHRRSFTNKDLRQAERHFEHRFPKVPDDDVRLHEYKVSINHMLYLCLVAKDIPRYDKFWHRMIASGIEPGSWANLTRILAAGMGPSPRSVVDELAKALRVTEDPDNAVILVNAAIWLRVKAGDMETAYKLYNGLRSRPSRFHQPPPDDDAISSIDFARLRPSRYTYPMMVNGLGWRGDLVAALKVLREMIDDGHVPRIHDYTGLFRGFAKYGEVPSGPAGGATSAFPLWLNFGSPSQLTSVWSTRRSEFLPSFGGWTLDALEDVFHSFLSARLPANASRSQQPTEKLIYYILVAFARTTNADETTVRATLDALTKKFGPNNPEGWEGWNESSRIMKIREVLAKQGASRRPQGGP from the exons ATGATGAGGAGAGTTAGAGCCCTGTCGCGGCTCACGGcgctctcggcgcgcccgGGCGCCAGGCCTCTCGTATCAGCATCGCGGGTGAGCCTTACGCCGTCGACATCGGCCACACCGATAGCTCTTCCCCATCGCGGCATCGTGCCCGGAGTGCGCGCCTTTGCCGCATCGTCCAAAGCCAGTACCGAGGGCGTGGGCCCAGATGGCCGGAGAACAAAGATAGACATGTCCCAATTCCCTCCGGAGAGGATACG AAACCTATCCATCATCGCGCACATCGACCACGGCAAGTCGACGCTCGCGGATCGGCTGCTCCAG ATGACCAACACCCTTCCTCCCGAATCCTCTCCCCAGTTCCTTGACAAACTCAAGGTCGAGCGTGAACGCGGCATCACAGTCAAGGCGCAGACGGTTTCGATTATCCACACGCACACTGACGGCAAAAAGTACCTGATCAACCTGATCGACACCCCGGGGCATGTCGATTTCAGCTACGAAGTGTCGCGCAGTCTGGGAGCATGCGAGggcggcctgctgcttgTCGACTGCACGCAGGGTATCCAGGCCCAGACGCTCTCCGTGTTCCaccacgcgctcgaggccaaccTCACCCTGTTGCCCGTCATCAACAAGGTCGACCTCCCtcatgccgaggccgatcAGACTTCGGAGCAGATTGCCAGCTCGCTTGGTTTGCCAAAGGAGGACCACATGCGGATCAGCGCCAAGAgcggtctcggcgtcgagcatgTGCTCAATCAGATCATCGACGGTCTGCCTCCACCTCGCTGGGACGACAGTGACAAGCGCCTGCGTGCTCTTGTCTTTGACACTTT CTATGACCGTTTCCGTGGCGTCGTCTCCTTAGTTCGCGTCATGTCCGGGTCGATCAAGAAgggcgacaaggtcaagTTCCTCCAGACTGGCAAGAAGtacgacgtcctcgacgtcggcatcAACAACCCAGACGAGGTGCCAGTAGACGCTTTGCGAGAGGGACAGGTTGGATACCTGGTTTGCAACATGAAGAACTCGGAAGAGGCGCACATCGGTGATACGATCGCATATGTCGACAAGAGCGTCGACGCCTTGCCAGGCTTCAAGCCCATGAAGGCCATGGTGTACGCCGGCGTGTTCCCCACCGACAGCGCCGAGTTTACGGTGCTTGAAGAGGCTATCAACAGGCTCACGCTCAACGACCGCTCCGTCTCCGTGGAAAGGGAGTCgtccgccgccctcggccaggGCTTCCGTCTCGGCTTCCTCGGAACGCTTCACATGGACGTGTTCCGACAGCGCCTCGAAGACGAGTATGACTCTGAAGTCATCGTCACTGCTCCTACCGTGCCGTACAAGCTCGTGTACAGGGACGGCAAAGAAGAGTACATCTCCAACCCTGCCGAGTTTCCCGACGTGACCGACACGCGGTTCAaggttgagcgcgtcgaAGAGCCCATGGTTAACGCAACAATCTTTGTGCCCAACGACTACATTGGCGACATGATGGACCTGTGTTCCAAGTACCgcggcgtccagctcgagtACAAGTTCCTCGAAGGAACTGACCGTGCCATCCTGCGGTACTCGTTGCCTCTGTCCGAGATTGTCACCGACTTTTTTTCCGACCTCAAGAGTGCGAGCTCGGGGTTTGCATCGTTTGACTACGAGGAAGCCGGATACGAGGCATCCAACCTCGTCAAGCTCAACATCTTGCTTAATGCCAAGCCTGTTGACGCCCTTGCCATGATCGtccaccgccccgccgcgcccgccatCGGAAGGGTCTGGACcaagaagctcaaggaggtgctCCCTCGCCAGCTGTTCGAGCTGTCCATTCAGGCCGCTGTTGGAAACAAGGTCGTCTCGCGTGAGACTCTGTCTGCCATGCGCAAGGACGTCACCGCCGGGCTGTACGGAGGCCACTACGAGCGCAAGATGAAGCACCTCAACAAGCAGAAGGAAGGAAAGAAACGCCTCAAGAAACTCGCAGGCAACATTGACATTCCCCAATCGGCTTTCTTCCAGGTGCTCTCCGCGCGCCCAAGATCGTTCACGACGTCTGCGAGGTTTCACGTTCAGGCTCACCACGACTGGTTGACCACTGAGCTCCCACCgtcgcctcctcctctcccaaAGCGTCGCGCGGCAGCCGGTTCGAACCGATACTCACTACCTCACATCTCCCCCCAGCAACGTTCGTCAATGCTTTCCGACATTCACGTCCAGATAACCGAGCAGGCGCCTGGGTCGTCGGAAAACCTCTTCAACGACTTTAGTCGACTTTATCTGTCATCAACGAGTCACTCATTCACGCCAGTCGAGCTAAAGGCGATTGCGAAAGCGATGCACGTGATGGACAGGCGACACCTCTATCACGTCCGCGACGCCAACGACCGTCTGAAAACAGTTGCCGGTGCGCTCAAGGACACTGTGCGCCGTGAATACACCGCTGTTCATGGGCTGGAGGCGGCACTGTTTGTGTCTGCcgctcgtcaccgccgcaGCTTTACGAACAAGGATCTACGCCAGGCTGAAAGGCACTTTGAGCACCGGTTCCCAAAGGTCCCCGACGATGATGTCCGCCTCCATGAGTACAAAGTCTCCATCAACCACATGCTGTATCTGTGCCTCGTGGCAAAGGACATTCCACGATACGACAAGTTTTGGCACCGAATGATCGCGTCCGGCATCGAGCCCGGAAGCTGGGCCAACCTCACTCGTATTCTCGCTGCCGGGATGGGCCCCAGCCCCCGCTCCGTCGTGGACGAGCTGGCAAAAGCGCTGCGCGTCACCGAAGACCCCGACAACGCGGTGATTCTTGTCAACGCAGCCATCTGGCTGAGGGTGAAAGCTGGCGACATGGAGACTGCGTACAAGCTCTACAACGGCCTGCGTTCCCGCCCAAGTCGGTTTCACCAGCCCcctcccgacgacgacgccatcTCGTCCATCGACTTTGCGCGCCTCCGCCCCTCGCGCTACACGTACCCAATGATGGTGAATGGGCTGGGATGGCGCggtgacctcgtcgcggccctcaAGGTGCTCCGCGAGATGATCGACGACGGACATGTCCCGCGAATCCACGATTACACTGGGCTGTTCCGCGGCTTTGCCAAGTACGGCGAGGTGCCGTCTGGCCCCGCAGGGGGAGCCACGTCCGCCTTTCCCCTCTGGCTCAACTTTGGATCGCCGAGCCAGCTGACGAGCGTGTGGAGCACCCGCCGGTCGGAATTTTTGCCGTCTTTCGGCGGCTGGACGCTTGATGCGCTCGAAGACGTGTTCCACTCATTCCTGTCGGCCCGGCTTCCCGCAAACGCTTCGCGCTCGCAACAGCCCACGGAGAAGCTCATCTACTATATCCTCGTGGCGTTTGCGCGCACGaccaacgccgacgagacaACTGTGCgcgccacgctcgacgcgctgacgAAGAAGTTCGGGCCGAACAACCCAGAGGGTTGGGAGGGATGGAATGAGTCGAGCCGGATTATGAAGATCCGCGAAGTGCTTGCGAAGCAGggggcgtcgcggcggcctcaGGGAGGGCCGTAG
- the cysB_0 gene encoding Cysteine synthase 1, translating into MSVLRSALRPIARHAATRAYATAATSRVVNGFVGAVGNTPLIRLNKVSEETGANILAKAEFMSPGGSIKDRAALYLVKDAEERGQLRPGGTVVEGTAGNTGIGLAHVCRARGYKCVIYMPDTQSQEKIDLLRMLGADVRPVPAVAFDNEMNYNHQARRYAESLDNAVWTNQFDNVANRNAHIVSTGPEIWEQTGGGKLDAFVAATGTGGTLAGITRYLVEKSDGRVESYLADPPGSVLYNLVENGRLEREGTGSITEGIGQGRVTENLKPDLELLSGAVHVPDAESIKMIYRLLDEEGLYVGASSALNVWAATQIAKKKGPGSTVVTVICDGAYRYQARLFSRVWLESKGLFSALPESLHKYVVLP; encoded by the exons ATGTCTGTCCTCCGCTCGGCCCTGCGCCCCATCGCTCGTCACGCGGCGACTCGCGCCTacgcgaccgccgcgactAGCCGTGTCGTCAACGGTTTTGTTGGCGCTGTCGGCAACACGCCGCTG ATCCGCCTCAACAAGGTCTCTGAGGAGACCGGCGCCAAcatcctcgccaaggccgagttcATGTCGCCCGGCGGCTCGATCAAGGACCGTGCCGCGCTCTACCtcgtcaaggacgccgaggagcgcgggcaGCTGCGGCCCGGAGGCACGGTGGTCGAGGGCACCGCCGGCAACACTGGCATTGGTCTTGCCCACGtctgccgcgcgcgcgggtaCAAGTGCGTCATCTACATGCCCGACACGCAGAGCCAGGAGAAGATCGACCTGCTGCgcatgctcggcgccgacgtgcgccCCGTTCCCGCCGTCGCGTTCGACAACGAGATGAACTACAACCACCAGGCGCGGCGGTACGCCGAGAGCCTGGACAACGCCGTGTGGACCAACCAGTTCGACAACGTTGCCAACCGCAACGCGCACATCGTGTCCACTGGCCCCGAGATCTGGGAGcagacgggcggcggcaagctcgacgcgttcgtcGCGGCCACCGGCACGGGCGGCACACTCGCCGGCATCACGCGCTACCTCGTCGAGAAgagcgacggccgcgtcgagagctacctcgccgacccgCCCGGATCGGTGCTGTACAACCTCGTCGAGAACGgccgtctcgagcgcgagggtACTGGCTCGATTACCGAGGGTATTGGACAGGGCCGTGTGACTGAGAACCTCAagcccgacctcgagctcctgtCTGGTGCCGTCCACGTGCCTGACGCCGAGTCGATCAAGATGATCtaccgcctgctcgacgaggagggtcTCTACGTtggcgcgtcgtccgccCTCAACGTCTGGGCTGCGACCCAGATcgcgaagaagaagggccCCGGAAGCACCGTTGTGACTGTGATCTGTGACGGCGCGTACAGGTATCAGGCGCGCCTGTTCTCGCGCGTCTGGCTCGAATCGAAGGGCCTCTTTTCCGCTCTGCCCGAATCGCTTCACAAGTACGTCGTCCTTCCATGA